Proteins encoded within one genomic window of Haladaptatus sp. QDMS2:
- a CDS encoding S-adenosylmethionine:tRNA ribosyltransferase-isomerase, whose protein sequence is MQLTDLQFERPQALQATEPPEERGLERDEVRLLVSEGGSHHHDRFLHLADALRPGDLLIVNQSATIPATLPATGPDGAFILNLCTDYGHGLWLTEPRRSASEPGPLSLSPGDRLEVAGLHGRVVSVFPNIPRLTFVRIAGDVGAAMATHGSPIRYGYLDRAFPLSAYQTYFATTPGSAEMPSAARPFTARVVDRLRARGVGIATLTLHTGVSSLEVEADQCELGCREDACLPLYPEPFSVPAATARAISATKARGGRVVAVGTTVVRAVETAWDGEQVRATGGFTRRFISPDSGVHVVDGLLTGLHDPQTTHLAMLYAIAGRERIMDGYREAIDEGYLWHEFGDSHLILA, encoded by the coding sequence ATGCAACTGACCGACCTGCAGTTCGAACGCCCGCAAGCCTTGCAGGCGACCGAACCGCCAGAGGAACGAGGGCTCGAACGCGACGAAGTGCGCTTACTCGTGAGCGAAGGCGGGAGCCACCACCACGACCGGTTCCTTCATCTCGCCGACGCCCTCCGTCCGGGCGACCTGCTCATCGTCAACCAGAGTGCGACGATTCCAGCCACCCTCCCAGCGACCGGTCCGGACGGCGCGTTCATCCTCAACCTGTGTACCGACTACGGACACGGCCTCTGGCTCACTGAGCCACGACGAAGCGCGAGCGAACCCGGCCCGCTCTCCCTCTCACCGGGCGACCGACTCGAAGTTGCGGGCCTCCACGGTCGGGTCGTCTCCGTATTCCCGAACATTCCACGACTCACGTTCGTCCGCATAGCCGGCGACGTGGGAGCGGCGATGGCGACGCACGGCTCGCCCATCCGGTACGGCTACCTCGACCGCGCGTTTCCGCTTTCGGCCTACCAGACGTACTTCGCCACGACGCCGGGGAGCGCGGAGATGCCCTCGGCCGCCCGGCCGTTCACCGCCCGCGTCGTGGACCGTCTCCGCGCCCGCGGGGTGGGTATCGCGACGCTCACTCTCCACACCGGCGTGTCGAGTCTGGAGGTCGAAGCCGACCAGTGCGAACTCGGCTGCCGGGAGGACGCCTGCCTCCCCCTCTATCCCGAACCGTTCTCGGTTCCCGCCGCGACGGCGCGAGCGATTTCGGCCACGAAAGCGCGCGGGGGTCGAGTCGTCGCCGTCGGGACCACCGTCGTCCGCGCCGTCGAAACCGCGTGGGATGGCGAACAGGTCCGGGCGACCGGTGGATTCACCCGTCGGTTCATCTCACCCGATAGCGGGGTTCACGTCGTCGATGGCCTACTGACCGGGCTTCACGACCCCCAGACGACCCACCTCGCAATGCTCTACGCGATTGCGGGACGCGAGCGCATCATGGACGGATACCGAGAAGCCATAGACGAGGGCTACCTCTGGCACGAATTCGGCGACTCACACCTCATCCTCGCCTGA